The proteins below are encoded in one region of Bacteroidota bacterium:
- a CDS encoding class I SAM-dependent methyltransferase, producing MTQTTTCPFCQKGHCSEVFTLTNTSGTFRVLECDHCTTRYSPIEPGTIDELAVQQHFFDEDLYTIANLEKVHRYWRSEAEHVRRLGFTGGKILDIGCNTGEFLFCMGPGYERFGIEIADVPATMAEQKGITVYRRPLEELGLAENSFDIVTLYALIEHLNDPRSLLAEIARILKPGGLAVIMTGDWKTTKASMLGPKWHMYIPPLHHYFFSRRALRMVASEFGLTERSHRFSPGGMTFSGSKFVKLLEKISLWQIFSMPGLRSASFYDHYYGYFIKK from the coding sequence ATGACCCAAACGACCACCTGCCCTTTCTGTCAGAAGGGCCATTGCTCTGAAGTATTCACGCTCACAAACACCAGCGGGACCTTCCGAGTCCTCGAGTGTGATCACTGCACCACTCGATACAGCCCGATCGAACCCGGTACGATCGATGAGCTAGCGGTCCAACAGCATTTCTTCGACGAGGATCTGTATACGATCGCGAACCTCGAGAAAGTGCATCGGTACTGGCGTTCCGAGGCAGAGCACGTTCGTCGGTTGGGCTTTACTGGCGGGAAAATTCTCGATATCGGATGTAACACCGGTGAATTTCTTTTTTGTATGGGGCCGGGGTATGAACGGTTTGGAATTGAGATCGCGGACGTACCGGCAACAATGGCCGAGCAAAAGGGGATTACGGTATATCGGCGGCCGCTCGAGGAGTTAGGCTTGGCCGAGAACTCGTTCGATATTGTAACGCTCTACGCGCTCATCGAACATCTTAATGACCCTCGCTCACTACTCGCCGAGATTGCCAGAATCCTTAAGCCCGGCGGACTGGCAGTGATTATGACCGGCGATTGGAAAACGACAAAAGCGTCGATGCTCGGACCGAAGTGGCATATGTATATTCCGCCGCTGCATCACTATTTCTTCTCGCGTCGGGCGTTGCGAATGGTTGCGTCAGAATTTGGTCTGACCGAGAGGTCACATCGCTTCAGCCCCGGCGGCATGACATTCTCAGGTTCGAAATTCGTTAAGTTGTTAGAAAAAATATCGTTATGGCAAATATTTTCGATGCCGGGTCTGAGGTCAGCCTCGTTCTACGACCACTACTACGGATATTTCATAAAGAAATAG